The genomic DNA aaaatcttctggatattacaaatgtataattttttctcagtgtaaactttttttttaatacgcacTGTATGTATCTCTCAAAGGTTTTTGCATCGGTACTCGCCCATTAACCGTTCCGAACATCGGGCAGTGAATGAACAGCGGGGAGCGCCCGTTCCCAAAGTTCGGTGCCGAAACGGTAGCTCCCCCTATATTTAATAGTTGTGAGTGAAAATTTGCTGACTACCCCGGTATTTCATGGAAGGCTGCTCCCCCGAATCAGAGATATATTCTCCACATGTGATCTTTGAAGATTAGCTGAACGTTGTAATGGAAATTGATAAAACAGAAGAATCTTGTGCTGATGTAGacacagtggcggaccgtgaccgaTGAGGCagagcattggaggggcacagcattgttcacaaacaatacagtgccccatCCAATCATTGTCTCCTCCTGGTCATGGTCTGCCACTATgtagacatgtacatgtagttacataCTTTTGGTACAATTGAACTTTTCCAGTATTTTCTGTGCATTATTGCACAACCAAGCATTTCCCTATTGTCACGCCCATTGTGCCAGTAATTTGGTGCTTCGAGAGGTTTGCTTTGTTGTGGATGTTTCAATCTCCCACTTGGTGGGAGATTATCTAATGTAcctcctttataaaaaaatacatctttTAGCAGACTCAAAGGTTATtgaaaaaaggaggagaaagaatCAATAAAATCATCCTCACAAACAATGTCATGGTCAGGTTGATTGTTAGGAATTAGGACTCATGACACCTACATGAAAGAGGTGCCTTTCTCGTAGACTAGTTGAAGAtttactatacatgtagtatgcttTTTCAgattatcaatattataatcCATTGTGTGATGAAATGCCCAGGTGAATACTAAAAAGAATCATGCCACTGACCCGAGAACCAAAATGAAGGGCtacaattttttgttggaaatgtacatgtaaatatttggGACAAATTATTTGCAATGCATTATTACAATGGTAATGCAATAAGAAACCAGATCAAACACTACAAGTTagcttttataaaaaaagatcCTTTTCTAAATGTTTAGATAAAAGTTATAGCCGTCTAAATAACAGAGCGTATTATACCACATAGAAGGGTTCACTGCTTGAAAAAATGCAACACGGAGGGTTTACGGGTCATTACACAAAGAGTTTAATAAACAAACAAGTGttgatttgttatttcttgTGTTAGAGTTAATTTCATGGCATCTGATTTTGAAGATTACACACCAAAATAACCCTGCCTTATTTCTCCTATATCTGCTAATCTCTGACAGAACACCTCAGAGGTCTGGAAAAGTGAAAGAAACAGTAGCTACTTCATTACCCCAAGCTAACCTGGACAGGAGGGAAGTCATACAGTGTGAAGCATTGTCAATACAGAGTCAGAAAGGAGAAAGAATGCACTTAGAATACCTTGATAACATGCAGGAAAGAGAAGGTCCTGCTCCAAGGGATGGATGGactgatgatagtggtgatacCCACGGTGATGCGGTCGCTAGCAAGGAGATGGAAGCTCGATGGACTAATGATGGTGATACCCACGGTGATGCGGTCGGTAGCAAGGAGATGGAAGCTCGATGGACTAATGATGGTGATACCCACGGTGATGCGGTCGGTAGCAAGGAGATGGAAGCTCGATGGACTAATGATGGTGATACCCACGGTGATGCGGTCAATAGCAAAGAAATGGAGGCTCGGTGgactgatgatggtgatgataccCACGGTGATGCGGTCAATAGCAAGGAGATGGAGGCTCGATGgactgatgatggtggtgaaacCGACGGTGATGTGGTTAGTAGCAAGGAGATAGCAGCTCATCCATCAGAAGTAGGAGAACTCCATTGCCTTATAAAGCAAGAACCTGAAGACACCAATAGTGatgatgacatcacaaataaagATGATACTAATGGTCTCCATAACAACGAGATGGAGGTTCGTTCGTCAGGGAAAGGGGCACTCGAGTGTGTTATTAAGGAAGAACCTGTTGATATTGGAGAAGAAGATCCTGTGGACTTTATCAAGAAAGAACCTGTCAATGTGGAAGGATCCTATCTGCATGAAGGACCTTCCTGCAGCACACAAGGTTTGTTCAAATAGTTTGTCTAcgggaaaagaaaatatattttggggcttttttcataactttacaCAATTGCCtattaaatctgcaacattggacaaactttaatgtaataattataggcatttacatgtatatagcgcTATCTATctaaaatattctattccgaggcgcgttgttattattaccccggctttaactcgagctgcctttcagcgctcatgcattcaaggaattaatcctgccgggtacccattcacctcacctgggtcgagtgcagtacATTGTGGATaactttcttgctgaaggaaattacgccatggctgggattcgaactcatgACCCTcggtttcaaagtcagaagacttatccacggggccacaatgctccacgtTAACAGTGCAATGAGTGTGGATTTTCCAGGGCTACTTTTCCAGGCACTGAGCATTTCGCGGGCGAAATCACCCGAGCCCCTGtgtaattttttcctttctgtGTTATGATTTATAAATACTGTTCTAGTGTACTCTATATATGTGGAAGTGTCATAGTGTAGGGGCTATGACTCTCAAAATGTAATCAGTGGGCCATCTGTTCCAATGCAACTGCGGCCAACCTCCTTTGGCAAAGCATCAATCCGCACTttaccactctccacccaggtgttgaATGGGTAGAAAGTGAAAGTGTTCATGTATGTACATCTAGTATGTCTAGCAATTAAGTCTTGAAGtgttgttggaatgctccccaaggGTGTCCAGGATAACAACTCGCCAAGTGCTTAGAATGCAAAGTAAATAGAGCGAAAATTATTACAGTATGAAGCAGGTCGAAAGAATACCAACTTTCAAATCTTTAcgtccagggggggggggcatttcataaagctgtttagtATGTTACGCATGACTTCAATGAACACTTGAACATTGTTCACTCGGTCTTCTACGTTCTACTCAAACAGTTGACATTGGCTAAATCTATTTGGTCTGCTTTATGCTTCTATTAATAGGGTATTTGTAAGCCATCTAAATTGATTCTATTAATTTGGTCTAAATGCTGTATTGTCTGCACTACACTTTGTCTAATTCTTTACATGTAGTCTAATGCCTAGTTGCTCTGGTTTCTActatgtcaaatgaaaatttagtcATTATAAGCCGTATAGACTTGTGATGTTTGACTTCAATGGATATTACAGCCCAACTGGAAATTACAAAAATGGTACTACATGTAAAGCAaaatggaaatttcatgtacatgtagaccgaATGTTTAGTAAACAAATTGGTTGAAAAATGATGAGACAAATCTGAAAGAGATGAATTGGGTGTAGATCAATCAGCAAATTATTATTCATCCTGCTCTTCTACTTAGGTGGGAACTCAAGTATGCAGAGCACCTATATGAACTATGAAAACAGTAGGAGATTGTCAGGTGATGCATCACATGATCAGTCACATGGAAGACATCTATTAGAGGAATTATGAAGTCTCCTTGAAAATCATTCTAAGCCATATGCTAGGGTGAATTGCTCAAGTGTGTATTACTCAAAACTTTTACCAAGGCAAGTGGATCGCCCACAAGGACATAGTTCTGTTGACAGTGATGCCATgtctgatcatgatgatggaaGTCTAGGTGGAGACCTTGCAGTGGGCTGTGGTGTGAAATCTGACAAAACATCAGGTGATGCATCATGTGACCAATCACATGCTCAAGGACAGACTGCGACTGACAGTGATACTGTGTCAGATCATAATGGTGAAAGACTGGATGGAGACATTTCAATGGACTGTGgtgtgaaatgtgaaatgatATCAGGTGATGCATCATGTGATAGATCACATGGTCAAGGACCGAGTTCAGCTGACAGTGCTACTATGAGGGATCATTCTGACAAAAGATCAAGTGTGAATTTAGACAGCACAACAAAACATTCTTCCCATGACTGTTCAACGAGAACCACCGAACACGACGATGAAGGAAGCACTTTCCTTTGCTCAATTTGCCAGCAACAATTTACAAGCAGAGACAGTTGGTGGCGGCATGTAAAAATCCACTTGGACGATAGGTCTCTGATCTGTTCCATCTGCAATGAAAGATTCCTGCAAACGACCGACCTGAAGAAACACATGGCAGTTCATTCAGGAAAAAAGCAAGATGAACGTTTGGTTGATGACGATGCTGGTTGTAGAAGTAAAAAATGTATGGTATTCTATATACAAGGAAAGAAAGATTCAATGAGCCAGGAGAGTACAGGACAGAAAGCACGTAAAAGAAACCACATCATTGAAGAATACTATAAGTGTTATTACTGCGATAAGCTTTTTAGCTCATCCCATAGTCTGCAAAGACACACAAGGTCTCATCTTGAAGAAAAGCCATATGAGTGCTCAGTTTGTAAGAAAACCTTTTCCGAAGATCGTCGGCTGCAAACTCACATGAAAATCCACAAGAATCGTTGGCCGAAGCTAAAAATTCGCTATTTCTCTGACCCAACATAAGGTACTATATCAAGGTTTTAAAAATCATATCTAAAAATTATCCAAAAttgattacatacatgtaaaggcCATTCTAGCATTACAGACattacattgtacattcagATAATCTCTGTATTTGAAAAGGTTGATAACagattgaaaatgttgataaagtATTTCCTAGGCAAATACTTGATAGTGAATCTGGGGGTATACAGTATAATTCAATTTCATAATCTGTTCATTTGATTGGAGTCagaattgttttgattttttttcaacattgtAGAAGACATGACAAGTGATTTACTGTCTGttaaaaaatacaaactttGCAGTATCAATGGccaattgtatttattttctttctgaggtttttttcttctgttttatgATATTAAAACAGTGTTGATCCTTCCAgggaccccgtcttacaaagagttgcaattgatcagatcaatcgcaactttggGAGCCATCAAAGTCAAAATGTGaaatgggctattccacggttactcacgttacatttggagacaccttcactcatacttggagctgtaactccattattattgataggaactaaacatctcctttcacaacaaagtacccagtctgactatcctttgtataataacaaaacttgggaaattttgttatgctcctggcaaatctttggaatgtttcggttactcacattacatgatttggacatgcataaaatgaaaagtcaacttaagtgaaaagtctcctcatacaaggcttttatgaaagttgattatatccatttcaaagaagtatattagggagacaaactttgtatataattaaaaaagttaagaacacatggtttttacctggggtgcagataatatgcttactcacgttacggttactcatgttacattttgtccatgtacatgtatggttaacaacacacatgtcattaaaaattcaataatgtgtgtaaaattcattgctaggaacatcaaaaagagattttataccaaaaatttgaacaattggagctttattagggaataggagggaaaagtatgatttcgcttactaattatgcataaattagcagaatcgcttaataccaatttgcatgaaataaattacggTATAGTaaatattgtagattatgtccaagacaaccttcGCGCAAATTTTCAgcgtgatcgtgcggccaatggccgagatctcaaggggggcctgggagcccccccccctcccccggtcatcatatcaactcccaaaataccccggcctagatagggttacagagaagtgcattcaatgtgttgttcaaacactctttaaagtttggttaatcgaAACCAAGTCTAATacaattttttgtgtgattgtatgaccactgatatttccatcaacaagagtcacatcaaagaggtgtaccctcattttgcttttaattaatcaaaaaataacttcacaactcaccatgagacttaaaacttgacatccaacagaaaatgttacctattaaactgaataatttttactggttactcacattacatgatggttgctcatgttacaaagttactcacaatacagtttttcttcatcatttttataaaaaaaattgtacttttttataatgattttgatagtcatcactgtgtcaacggttgtttgaaggaagagaatttaaaatcccaccaattcactgtgaagaatttttctctcagaaaacaaagtcagttttttcggttactcacgttacatcacctgagcaggttgcaatattcattttttaatgagtactacaaatttacttgaaaagctgttgtgtattttaagtaatttgactctttTAAACTTCagaatatataaagtggtatgttgttgccataacaaaatggtaataaggcatatttcattttcactattttcttgtattttggtacagaatggaagacacaacttttgaccatttttttccaaagtatacatatgaaaataaactttttatttcttgttcctgaaactatcatgtatgaaggacttaaagtattaaaaaattcaagaaaatattgaatttgaatttttaagctcatgtccaccaacctttggaattgcccaaatgcatttttgttaaaactatttctagatatgaatacCTATCCATAAAGTCATTGTCATTGATTTCTTAACAATTTGGTgcattttcctttgtttactaaggacattttgcaaatttctatagaaaatattatggatttccatagagttacaattgattggatcaatcataactctttgtaagatggggcccagatgtAATAATTCTGAACTGCTTGGGAAGGATAAATAGGGCAATTTTCTTCACCATTATTAAGGAtttaggaaagagcacagttaagcataagaaacatacaatgtgaacaaattttgaaatgtgtggTTTCCTATACCATATAGTAATAAAGGGAGTCAGCTTTGACAGGTCAATGGCCTTTCTGACTTCCTACATCCgctacattttattttcatttcttttatatttctaccattttttattgcttatactgtgatttaaattcttttattcctttgttgttctatacttgtacatgtttgtatgtttttaaaggatgtcaaataaataaattgaattgaataatagCAAAGTCCACAGTTAGGTCACGGTCTTagttaaacctgagttcagaataaggACCTAAATGTTCAGACATGGTAGATACAAATGAAGCTGATTTCTGACACATAGGTCTTGAATCTCTCTATATCTGCAAAAGGGATAGATTTTATATCTAGAAAATGACCTTTACTATTTCTGAAAACTTGTAGTCTTAATTGAAACTTGAGTTCGAATAGAAATCTGTTTTGTAATAGgtaaattcaattaattttcctatgaaaaataaagaactgTACAGATTTTCTATTTTAATTAACCATTAAACTAAGTATCACTGTTCCTGTCTATGGAGGTAGACAGATTAAGTTTGGTAATGTTTGTTcaatttaattctttatttcatagaTTCATACATATACAGTATTATAAACAAGAAATGCAGATCCAAATGGacagatttacatgtatattttaaagaaattatattaaaaatagaGCATATGGAattggaaatggaaatgaaaaatctaaatcattgttttttttacagtctttgtctatattttgttatttgtttttaacatCATGGCCCCATTGCAGATTGCTTGTGATAAAttaggaagcctattgattttgaggtcaaaaggtcaaaggtcaagatcacagtgacatgttttcatcttatccttctgcagtccttgtaaacgtgataacttcagttgaACTTTAaataacctaggctcatataatttggtgtgtatgatactagcatagatctcagcaattctattgatttttaggtcagaaggtcaaaggtgaagtcgtcaccttccacttttcttgcttgaccaaacTCCATTTCCGTGTGACAGGCAGGCATATTATTTGCTCTacttagcgacactcttgttgataaaacttaaaatttgaaattacagttaaaagctactgaaatcattcaatctgATTGTCTAAGAAATTGTGTATTTGTTATTACATCAAGGCTTTATGTAACAGGCCTGTGATTTATCATTAGAAGTGATCACCACTCAGGAATGTTCTTAAGCACAACTAATACAAACTGATTAATGGTACACCCGGTTTTGTACACAATATACCCTTATTTTCCCTTATTAACAATTTACATTTGAATATTAAATAATGTGCTTTAAATATTGATACCTTgaggagtgttgtggcccagtggattagtcttctgactttgaaacagagggtcgtgggttcgaatcccagtcatTCCctgcataatttccttcagcaagaaaggtatccacattgtgctgcattcaacccaggtgaggtgaatgggtacccggcaggattaattttttgaatgcatgagcgctgaaaggcagctttAGCCAAAgcctgggtaataataacaacaacacaCCTTGGGATAGAATATTTCTAAtttttctagatagatggttctatataaatgcctattattataattatctttGCAAAGATGAAAAATGTGTATTATGGTTGTGACTAATGTTCCATATATTACCCTCTTTGTTTTGTACTTAGATGAGAATTCAAGCCAGCTGAGCTTCCATCAAAGATCAGAGAACATTCAGGTAATATCAGGTGATACATCATATgacaggtcacatgaccaggagCATCTGTTGGAAGATTCATCAGATACTGTCATTGGAAGTCAATCAAGTTTATCTGCCCATGATGGTCACTCACGTGGCTCTGGTTTCTTATTAAACGTGGATTGCTCTCAAGGATCAAGCTCTTCTGAAGTTGTTTCTGAAGCCAATAGTTTTCTCTGTTCTGTCTGCAAAATGGTGTTTGAAAACAGACATGACTTGTGTAAGCATCTCAAACATACACATGGAGTAGAAAAGCCGTATGACTGTACCCTTTGCAGAAGAAGTTACAAGTTTCGCTGTGAACTGAAGAGACACCTTAAAGGTCATACTGGCGAGAAATGTCGTTCAGGATCAAGTTCTTCTGAAGTTGTTTCTGAAGCAAATACTTTTCTCTGTTCTGTCTGCAAAAAGGTGTTCAATGAAAATGATGGATTATGTAAGCATCTCAAATTTATTCGTCGAGTAGAAAAGCCTCATGAGTGTACTATTTGTTCAAGAAATTTTAAGTTTCGCTGCGAGCTTAAGAGACACCTAAGAGATCATAAAGGAGAGATGCGGCATGCATTTTCCTCTGGGGATAAACGCATCTGGGATATGTACAAGCTAAATGACCTTATGGCAGTCCGCATGTCAGGAAAGAAACGTTTTACAAAAGAGAAGCAGTTTCAATGTTCATTCTGCAGTAAGACGTTTACCGGAAACTCATCCCTGAATCGACACGTAAAATCCCACATGGAGGGAAAACCATTTCAGTGCACAGACTGCAGTATGAGGTTTCTCGATGCTAGCGCCCTCGCTAAGCACGCAACAATGCACTCTGGAGAGAAACCCTTTGAGTGTTCTATATGTGGTAAACGCTATGCTAATAAGTATCACTTTGCTGATCATATGAAGCTTCACACTGGTGAGAGACCATACGCTTGTCCAATGTGCGAGAGAAGATTTATTAGAAAAGCAGATATGAAAAGACATGTGACGATACATACCGGAGAAAGACCTTATGCTTGTTCTATGTGTCCTAAGAGGTTTAGGAATAGGAATACATTTGTTCTGCATTATGAAAAGACACACAGATACTAACTGAAGTACATGTGTAGAcagtgatttttctgtttcaaaaagTAACTAGTCTTTTCCATTTCTGAAAAACTGTAATGGAAATTCTGTTTTGTCAGTGCtgaaaatgtacacagcaaaCACCTGAATTATGTTTTGCAAAGgtgaattccatgaatttttacatgaaaagtataAAAACCAAACAGATTTTTCGTTTTATTTACCGgtaaaacggaaaatcactgtcccagGCTTCATTAAATGAAGTCTGGAAATCTTTGGGAAAGGCTCAGAAATCTGAACTGTACTCAAGTATCATCATACAGCATCCCAATATTACAAATTTGTAGTGGTcaagcagagctaccaagtctcacacattatgcgtgagactcaagcattttggactcttgttcatcccctcaaatctctgtctcatgcaactatcacagcctatccccatatacattgtacacaatgtctgtgatctcactcagattcacagaaaatctcacgcatagctggtctttgaacttggcatctatGGTCAAGGGATGAATTTTCAGCCAATTTAATTCCAATTTGGATGTTTTTTCAGCTGTTAGAATTTAAATTGGCATCTAACACACTCTCTTGGTAATGTTTTTATAGTATGTTCTTTACACAGTTTTCAGTAATTTGATATTACAAAGCTACAGACTAAGTTGTGAAGTGCTAAGAATCATCATTGCATCTTAAGTGCTATAAAGAGCTCcatattgttattaataataTCAGTCCTATGCCCCATGGCTATGGTGAAGCACTATAAAGCTGTGTGCAATAACATTGGGCACTTGTCTGATAATCGCTACATGTACAACCAACCATTACATGACTTTTCAAGTTTTAGAAAGTAGAATCTCAAATCAGTTCTTATGCAGTCATAGTATTATACAACTCAAAGGAATATCAAAGAATGAATAAACTGTAAAACAGTCAAAGATTGGAAGATCTGAAACAAGAGAACACTTTATCTGTAAAATATGTTTGCTTACTTTAGATTAGGCTTGCATTGCTGGCCCCAATTAGTTATGGGATTGACACTTTACTATGAAGTGTTGGAAAACTTGAAAATACTTGCCTTACTTGATCAAAGCATCAAGTTAGTAGCATCAAATCCACATGCTACATTTATTTATATgacagaaaataataaaaagccTGTATTTTGAATTCAGGGTTAAAATGTGCTATGATTATTGAAAGTCAAATTTTGTTTACTTGTGtttctttataattatgttacctATTGTGCtttcctgatttttttaatggtaaagATTGCTGATAACTATCTTTATTTATCTTTCCTagacagttaagaatgatttgtgAGTCCAATGAGCTGGTAATTTTAACCTCTACTTTTAGAGATTTATGACATGATTGGCTATCCATAATTAAATGACAattttagaccagagtttaaattaaacccgacttcagaattcAGGTAAATGTATTTacatatatttaaataaaatagtGTGGAGAACTTGTCtccattttaacaaaataaatttcatcaaagattattttgatgtggaagaggttcatcgtggtGAAGAATTGAGTAGTAGAAtcaaccagttgtctcacgatggatcaaacgtagtaggaaagcgacgtttcgtctgcaagctgctagacttcgtcaggcaatgagcaAAGACGCTGCTGCGCACgggttatatacatgtagcgtaTAAAGATTATATTACACCAAAAATAGTAGtttaatcttattttttacAGGACAAAATTCAATTTATGTATGATTGTAAACAATAACAGTAAAAAAGATAATAAGTGGAGAGATGAAAACATCTTGCTCAATGcacattcatgaagacatgaatGGAAGTGTTTGTTATTCCTTGCCAAGTGTTTATGAAATTGCAATAGTTGTTTTGTCTGTCTTATTTAacctatctgttcaaatcatgaATCTTACATTAAATTATTATAGGCCTTGTATGTGATTCTGTATACCTTATTTAATTTGTGAACTGACCTGttaagcatacatgtacatgtgctgCTGGTCATTatttatgtgtacatgtataccagtgaataaatattgattataaaATCATCACAAAGACTGCATTTATTACATGTAGAAATCCTACTCCAGAGAAAAGTGTCAAGGGTCCCACAGTCAAGAAAGATCCTGGGAAAGCTTGTagtcatggaaagtcagggaaaagttagggaatttggaaaatttgtgaaaagtcatggaattgcataatacctcttggctatggcagcttttcAGTTTGATGTGTCTTGCACCTGTCATACTCTGATCATACTGtgttacatgtattataattggtgttcatgatttccatttttcccagttttgtgacatcccaaattcgACATAACTCTCGGGTAGTCACGGGAAGTCATGGAAGAGTCATGgagttctgttttcaaatttctgtgggaaccttGAGTGATCAGTTATTGTCACACTTGTGAAGGACAATAGAGAAGTTTAAAATGGCATACTGGAAGTCATCATTTTACAGGTTTAccttccagcccccccccccctttggatcCAAACCTGAGTAAAAGGTGATTGAGGAAATGACTGTTGAGAAAGAATAGGATTGTATGAGAGCAGGGGACCTAGTGTGTAGAGAGAACTTTGCGACCCACTGTAACTAactaaactcctcaaaaaaaaaggtttagtACAGTCGCTTATGTCAGATATTTGGCTCCAGCTAGATTTGCTTGCCAAAATGGAATATAATGGCTAActttgtcaattcgagggtgctgatttcAAAAATTTAGGGTGCCATTTTTTTCGAGCACGTCTTCAGCcgccattttgaaaatcaaaatggccgccgtttttaaatgcattttctcCTCTATCTCGATTTCTGAGCtataaaaaagattaaaattgGTTGCAATACCCATGTTTGTGATACCATAGATTTAATTCatgtcataaattttattgcaaCTCGTCAAATTAGGCCGCCATCTTGAATTTCAACATGGCCGCCATCCTGAAATAGATTTTGTCCTTTATCTTGAGCTTTACAGAGCCATGATTTCCTTTAACATGGTGTAAATGCCCCTGGTTGTGTACCAAATACTTAATAAGgtctcaaattttctttcagCTCATTTATactggcagccattttgaatttcaacatGGCCGCCACCTTGAATTCCAATATGGCTGCCGTCTTGGAATAGATTTTGTCCGTTATCTTGAGCTTTAGAGCCACGATTTCGTTTAAAATGGTGCAAATGCCCTTGATTGTGTACCAAATATTCAGTAAGGTCACAAATTTTCTTCCAGCTCATTAATACTGGCTGCCATCTTGAATTTCAACAAGGCCGCCACCTTGAATTCCAATAtcatcggcggatccagggggggtgcgcagggtgcgcgcgccccccctaatatttgagcggcgccgaaggcgccgctcaaaataaagaaaataaaaaaagtaaaagaaagaaaaggcgccgcttgaaaaattaaaaataaaggaaagaaagggaaaaggcgctgcttaaaaaaaattatacactgatataacattagcaacagtaaaggaaagactatccccag from Lytechinus variegatus isolate NC3 chromosome 8, Lvar_3.0, whole genome shotgun sequence includes the following:
- the LOC121420530 gene encoding uncharacterized protein LOC121420530 isoform X2, with the translated sequence MAEMGLPGRLALSPTRKETSTRMEYQDEQHESFVRRDSIVTAASITGDDSGQQSTYCEWINVQFRIRIVTLLRWRSLAQNLGFKGDDQMASYLLNMYYEQNIGSTSRQQKRETPQRSGKVKETVATSLPQANLDRREVIQCEALSIQSQKGERMHLEYLDNMQEREGPAPRDGWTDDSGDTHGDAVASKEMEARWTNDGDTHGDAVGSKEMEARWTNDGDTHGDAVGSKEMEARWTNDGDTHGDAVNSKEMEARWTDDGDDTHGDAVNSKEMEARWTDDGGETDGDVVSSKEIAAHPSEVGELHCLIKQEPEDTNSDDDITNKDDTNGLHNNEMEVRSSGKGALECVIKEEPVDIGEEDPVDFIKKEPVNVEGSYLHEGPSCSTQGGNSSMQSTYMNYENSRRLSGDASHDQSHGRHLLEEL
- the LOC121420530 gene encoding zinc finger protein 16-like isoform X1, with translation MAEMGLPGRLALSPTRKETSTRMEYQDEQHESFVRRDSIVTAASITGDDSGQQSTYCEWINVQFRIRIVTLLRWRSLAQNLGFKGDDQMASYLLNMYYEQNIGSTSRQQKRETPQRSGKVKETVATSLPQANLDRREVIQCEALSIQSQKGERMHLEYLDNMQEREGPAPRDGWTDDSGDTHGDAVASKEMEARWTNDGDTHGDAVGSKEMEARWTNDGDTHGDAVGSKEMEARWTNDGDTHGDAVNSKEMEARWTDDGDDTHGDAVNSKEMEARWTDDGGETDGDVVSSKEIAAHPSEVGELHCLIKQEPEDTNSDDDITNKDDTNGLHNNEMEVRSSGKGALECVIKEEPVDIGEEDPVDFIKKEPVNVEGSYLHEGPSCSTQDENSSQLSFHQRSENIQVISGDTSYDRSHDQEHLLEDSSDTVIGSQSSLSAHDGHSRGSGFLLNVDCSQGSSSSEVVSEANSFLCSVCKMVFENRHDLCKHLKHTHGVEKPYDCTLCRRSYKFRCELKRHLKGHTGEKCRSGSSSSEVVSEANTFLCSVCKKVFNENDGLCKHLKFIRRVEKPHECTICSRNFKFRCELKRHLRDHKGEMRHAFSSGDKRIWDMYKLNDLMAVRMSGKKRFTKEKQFQCSFCSKTFTGNSSLNRHVKSHMEGKPFQCTDCSMRFLDASALAKHATMHSGEKPFECSICGKRYANKYHFADHMKLHTGERPYACPMCERRFIRKADMKRHVTIHTGERPYACSMCPKRFRNRNTFVLHYEKTHRY